The following coding sequences are from one Pirellulales bacterium window:
- a CDS encoding M14 family zinc carboxypeptidase — protein MADSLLARADQSADSAQQFTLAGYLTPDEFDAAVAELAKSPGVKVTSLAKTATGRDVWLFTLGEEDPAHKPAILIVGSAEPADLAGGELALRMVRGWAAGLPQATDAATASPALDEPKKEPAQKTHDAKQLDPAQKATPANDLLQRVTIYCIPRPSPDATAKFWNQPLQPPQGNSRVTDDDRDGQTGEDPANDLNGDGLITQMRVSDPAGKYAVHPDDPRVLIEIKPQDNERGAYTLYTEGRDDDQDESFNEDGSAGVAFSRNFTHKYPFFQIAAGPHQVSEPETRAIADFCFDHQNITAIYSFSSQENLFHPWKPGDDPGKIKTRIAAADAPLVEHLAEKYRQLHGGKNPPPAANGAGSFADWAYFHYGRWSFAPRAWWIPPQEKPTAKPAEKAAAPEAKAAEQPSPQQSGTEKPPTEQPPAESTASPPETPPAQQTTDPEQPSVKSDKAAATASTPTNPNKTPLQPGDRGADQLNALRWLEHHQRVGFVPWTKIDHPDFPGQTVEIGGFHPLVMTTPPSAELDALAAQHRQFIEELAQALPRLRIDSAVAEPLGGGIFRIQVKLLNTGYLPTMSAMGETTDQVPPLTFAWQDVPAETLWLQGTGRGFVERLTGTNGQTKLEWLIRVPKLPASPRLRIGSPATGWVEQSLDLK, from the coding sequence ATGGCTGACTCCCTTCTGGCTAGGGCTGATCAATCCGCAGACAGCGCCCAGCAATTTACCTTGGCGGGCTATCTGACTCCGGATGAATTTGACGCCGCCGTGGCGGAACTGGCAAAAAGCCCCGGTGTCAAAGTTACCTCTCTGGCCAAAACCGCAACCGGACGCGATGTCTGGCTCTTTACCCTGGGCGAAGAAGACCCCGCCCACAAGCCCGCCATTTTGATCGTGGGCAGTGCCGAACCCGCGGACCTGGCGGGAGGCGAACTGGCCCTGCGCATGGTGCGTGGGTGGGCGGCTGGGCTTCCTCAGGCTACCGATGCGGCAACTGCCTCACCCGCATTGGATGAGCCAAAAAAAGAACCGGCCCAGAAAACGCATGACGCCAAACAGCTTGATCCCGCACAAAAAGCCACCCCGGCAAACGACCTGTTACAGCGGGTGACGATCTATTGCATCCCGCGCCCATCGCCGGACGCCACGGCCAAATTTTGGAATCAACCGCTACAACCTCCACAAGGGAATAGCCGCGTTACCGATGATGACCGCGATGGCCAAACCGGCGAGGACCCCGCCAATGACCTCAATGGCGACGGCCTGATCACACAAATGCGCGTCAGCGACCCGGCGGGCAAGTATGCCGTCCACCCGGACGACCCACGCGTGCTGATCGAAATCAAACCGCAAGACAACGAACGTGGAGCTTATACGCTTTATACCGAGGGACGCGACGACGATCAGGACGAAAGTTTTAACGAGGACGGCAGCGCTGGCGTGGCCTTTTCCCGCAACTTCACGCACAAATATCCCTTCTTTCAAATAGCCGCCGGTCCCCATCAAGTCAGCGAGCCCGAAACGCGGGCGATTGCCGACTTTTGCTTTGACCATCAAAACATCACCGCGATTTACAGTTTTTCCAGTCAGGAAAATCTGTTTCATCCCTGGAAGCCCGGTGATGATCCGGGGAAAATCAAAACCCGCATTGCCGCCGCCGACGCCCCCTTGGTGGAACATCTGGCCGAAAAGTACCGCCAGTTGCATGGCGGAAAAAATCCCCCGCCCGCCGCCAACGGCGCTGGGTCCTTTGCCGATTGGGCCTACTTTCATTATGGTCGCTGGTCGTTTGCGCCCCGCGCCTGGTGGATTCCTCCCCAAGAAAAACCGACAGCCAAACCGGCGGAAAAAGCCGCCGCGCCCGAAGCCAAAGCGGCGGAACAACCCAGCCCACAACAGTCCGGCACAGAAAAGCCCCCGACCGAGCAACCCCCGGCGGAATCAACTGCTTCCCCGCCAGAGACCCCGCCGGCACAACAAACAACCGATCCCGAGCAACCTTCCGTAAAATCAGATAAGGCAGCCGCGACCGCATCAACACCCACTAACCCGAACAAAACTCCTCTGCAACCCGGAGATCGCGGAGCCGACCAGCTCAACGCCCTGCGCTGGCTGGAGCATCACCAACGCGTGGGTTTTGTTCCCTGGACCAAAATCGACCATCCCGACTTTCCAGGCCAGACGGTCGAAATCGGGGGCTTTCATCCCTTGGTGATGACCACCCCCCCCAGCGCGGAACTAGACGCCCTAGCCGCCCAGCATCGCCAATTTATCGAGGAACTGGCCCAGGCGCTTCCCCGTTTGCGGATCGACTCCGCCGTCGCCGAACCACTGGGCGGGGGAATTTTTCGTATCCAGGTCAAGCTGCTGAATACCGGATATCTGCCCACGATGAGTGCGATGGGCGAAACGACCGATCAGGTGCCGCCACTTACGTTTGCCTGGCAGGATGTGCCGGCGGAGACGCTATGGCTGCAGGGGACGGGGCGCGGATTTGTGGAACGACTGACCGGGACCAACGGCCAGACCAAGCTGGAATGGCTGATTCGGGTACCCAAGCTCCCCGCCAGCCCGCGTTTGCGGATCGGCTCACCCGCCACCGGCTGGGTGGAGCAGAGCCTGGACCTGAAATAG
- a CDS encoding M14 family metallopeptidase, with translation MALVLVSNLAQAADVAAPPSAPVGSANSAAATAVGSPRAVYQPTGAPADPRVDVRWNIYHDYDASTRILQALAAAHPRLATLSSLGKSTDKREMWVLTIANPGTGSLEEKAAFWIDGGIHANEIQATEVTLYTAWYLLESYGRNERVTSLVNERVFYICPMLSPDSRDAHFYRANTTHTPRTGQVPVDDDQDGKFNEDPPNDLNGDGHITQMRRRDPNGNQKPHPDFPDLLIPAKLDEPGEYTLLGEEGYDDDGDGRVNEDGDGRYDPNRDWAWNWQPRHVQNGAHRYPFSLPENRVVAEFIMRHPHIAGAQSYHNTGGMILRGPGARDDRYEAADLAVYDQLGKRGESMLPGYRYINIAEDLYEVYGGSVDWLHQMNGVFTFTNELFTPFNFQRKEVGGEPFARPELLHQFNRDLLLGDGLVKWQTVTHPKYGQIEVGGMKKNWVRQPPSFLLEEECHRNMAFTLYHADQMPRVAIQSAVSKALTAEKTDQPLYEVTAVIINEKLIPTHAAVDVKHNINPPDKVTLSGDNLTVLASQWSEEPFFEKPRTTRKNPREVRLPNLPGKGARYIKWIIQGSGPGNVRVQSVKGGVAEKTVKVQ, from the coding sequence ATGGCCCTGGTTTTGGTGTCTAATCTGGCCCAAGCCGCCGACGTGGCGGCTCCGCCATCTGCCCCGGTAGGATCAGCCAATTCCGCGGCCGCCACCGCTGTCGGGTCACCGCGGGCGGTGTATCAACCAACGGGCGCGCCAGCGGATCCCCGCGTGGACGTACGCTGGAATATCTATCACGACTACGATGCCTCCACCCGCATCTTGCAGGCGCTGGCCGCCGCCCACCCGCGGTTGGCCACCTTGTCCAGTTTGGGAAAGTCCACTGACAAACGCGAAATGTGGGTATTGACCATCGCCAATCCCGGGACGGGCTCCCTCGAGGAAAAAGCTGCGTTTTGGATCGATGGCGGGATTCATGCCAATGAAATCCAGGCCACCGAAGTTACCCTGTATACCGCATGGTATCTGCTTGAAAGTTATGGTCGCAATGAGCGCGTCACCAGCTTAGTCAATGAGCGCGTTTTTTATATTTGCCCCATGCTAAGTCCCGACTCGCGCGATGCGCATTTTTATCGGGCCAATACCACGCATACTCCCCGCACCGGCCAGGTGCCGGTGGATGACGACCAGGACGGAAAATTTAACGAGGACCCTCCCAATGATTTAAACGGCGATGGCCACATTACCCAGATGCGCCGCCGGGATCCCAATGGCAATCAAAAACCCCATCCCGATTTTCCCGACCTGCTAATCCCCGCAAAACTAGATGAACCCGGCGAATACACGCTGTTGGGCGAGGAAGGTTACGACGACGATGGCGACGGCCGGGTCAATGAGGATGGCGACGGCAGGTATGATCCCAACCGCGATTGGGCGTGGAACTGGCAGCCGCGGCATGTGCAAAACGGCGCGCACCGCTACCCTTTTTCCCTGCCGGAAAACCGTGTGGTGGCGGAGTTTATCATGCGTCATCCGCACATAGCCGGAGCGCAAAGCTATCATAATACCGGCGGCATGATCCTGCGCGGGCCGGGCGCGCGGGATGACCGCTATGAGGCTGCGGACCTGGCCGTCTATGACCAGTTGGGCAAGCGGGGAGAAAGCATGCTCCCCGGCTACCGCTATATTAATATTGCCGAAGATCTGTACGAAGTATACGGCGGCTCGGTCGATTGGCTGCATCAAATGAACGGTGTGTTTACATTTACCAATGAGTTATTCACGCCGTTTAATTTTCAGCGAAAGGAAGTCGGCGGGGAACCATTTGCGCGGCCGGAACTGCTGCACCAGTTTAATCGAGATCTGCTGCTGGGTGATGGCCTGGTCAAATGGCAAACCGTGACGCATCCCAAATACGGCCAGATCGAAGTGGGCGGGATGAAAAAGAATTGGGTGCGGCAGCCTCCCTCCTTTTTGTTAGAGGAAGAATGCCACCGGAATATGGCGTTTACGCTGTATCATGCCGACCAAATGCCCCGGGTCGCCATTCAATCCGCCGTTAGTAAAGCACTGACCGCGGAAAAAACGGATCAACCGCTGTATGAAGTCACAGCAGTCATCATCAATGAAAAGCTCATTCCCACGCATGCGGCGGTGGACGTTAAGCATAACATTAATCCGCCGGATAAAGTAACGTTATCCGGCGACAACCTGACGGTTCTGGCTAGCCAATGGAGCGAAGAGCCTTTTTTTGAAAAGCCGCGAACCACCCGCAAAAACCCGCGCGAAGTCCGCCTGCCCAATTTACCGGGGAAAGGCGCGCGGTATATCAAGTGGATTATCCAGGGATCAGGACCGGGCAACGTGCGGGTCCAAAGCGTCAAAGGGGGCGTGGCGGAAAAAACTGTCAAAGTGCAATAA
- a CDS encoding aminotransferase class V-fold PLP-dependent enzyme — protein sequence MFPFTNTSQIYRDFRKNMPICDNWAYFDHAAVGPLSGPGLHAVKKWLGEAAAAGDTVWPQWKASVERCRAAGARLIGAKPQNVTLVPNTTWGISLVAEGLDWRAGDNVVFPADEFPSNQYAFLNLTARGVETRRVEMPPGTLDLAKLLAAVDSKTRLVSLSWVGYAHGWRTDVAAAVEQIHVRGALVFLDAIQGLGVFPLDVAQIPVDALAADGHKWLLGPEGAGYCYLSDNLLDQLRPIGVGWNSVVQGNDFTRINPEWLPTAARYEGGSLNMAGFLGLGASVELLLEIGIDNIAQRVLDYTDELVERLRQSGAVICSVREQREHASGIVSFEIPSCDPMQVRAACLSAGVALSTRAGKLRASPHAYNDESDLEKLLSGLEFARRQG from the coding sequence ATGTTTCCATTCACCAACACGAGTCAGATTTACCGCGATTTTCGTAAAAATATGCCCATTTGCGACAATTGGGCCTATTTTGACCATGCGGCGGTGGGGCCGTTGTCGGGGCCGGGTTTGCACGCCGTGAAAAAATGGCTGGGGGAGGCTGCGGCGGCGGGAGACACCGTTTGGCCCCAATGGAAAGCTAGCGTGGAGCGTTGCCGTGCCGCCGGGGCTCGGCTAATCGGGGCAAAACCGCAAAATGTGACCCTAGTCCCCAACACGACCTGGGGGATTAGCTTAGTGGCCGAAGGGTTGGATTGGCGAGCGGGTGACAATGTGGTTTTTCCCGCAGATGAGTTTCCATCCAACCAGTACGCGTTTCTCAACCTGACGGCTCGAGGCGTCGAAACCCGCCGGGTCGAAATGCCACCCGGCACGTTGGATTTAGCGAAGTTACTGGCGGCTGTGGATTCCAAAACCAGACTTGTCAGTCTGAGTTGGGTGGGTTACGCACATGGCTGGCGGACCGATGTGGCGGCAGCGGTAGAGCAAATCCATGTGCGCGGGGCGCTCGTGTTTTTGGATGCGATCCAGGGGTTGGGGGTCTTTCCGCTGGATGTGGCGCAGATTCCGGTTGATGCGCTCGCCGCGGATGGCCACAAATGGCTATTGGGTCCGGAAGGAGCGGGTTATTGCTATCTGTCGGACAATTTGTTGGATCAATTGCGGCCCATCGGCGTGGGGTGGAATAGCGTGGTCCAGGGGAACGACTTTACGCGCATCAATCCCGAGTGGCTCCCCACAGCGGCGCGATATGAGGGAGGCTCGCTGAACATGGCGGGCTTCTTGGGCTTGGGGGCCAGCGTGGAACTGCTGTTGGAAATCGGAATTGACAACATAGCCCAGCGAGTGCTGGACTATACGGACGAGTTGGTGGAACGGTTGCGTCAAAGCGGTGCGGTGATTTGTTCTGTCAGGGAACAGCGGGAGCACGCTTCGGGGATTGTCAGCTTTGAAATTCCTAGCTGCGATCCAATGCAGGTCCGCGCGGCGTGTCTGTCAGCGGGCGTGGCGCTTAGCACCCGCGCAGGAAAGCTGCGCGCTAGTCCCCATGCCTATAATGACGAGTCGGATCTGGAGAAGCTGCTTTCCGGGCTGGAATTTGCACGGCGGCAAGGGTGA
- a CDS encoding RHS repeat-associated core domain-containing protein, producing MAAESSSDPAHDTLFAFTGAVFDIETGLQHHRARYYDPRTGRFLGEDPALADTNLYRYAGNNPVNAIDPSGLATQRLGGGSAGNLAFQFALEGDSYAPRGNPNALNSLVNNLVGNDAYSSVHRWVSYQDFQNSRLNDFLNPPETKLQAELRTYRAQQEREVWLEKIRVDHANASFDYNTWRLTHSTSNFLNSVGDNVKQFSNNPLFGIADTVSSNYMRTVNPAFAVSSHFGMEQPTPSSIVASVGNSLKSAAHTTREAGVMYEELVRNGHSREEAFYGATGNAVGNQVGLGKIWNGAYSGSTYQMDANENFQFTKLSTSGRILQGVVGTVELVTTAMSIASPVKAALPGGGVTSPAGGARATGGLGNLGGGSLKVWSSATGDVVVDAAALPGRTGMQVGRRLTNTEMEGLQLAHGREFALIYETGAGRNGGGGRYLLFSGDHAKVWFPANGNYRWISHTHPAGYAQHASKDDMLWLQLMQKNGNPQRYSTVVPLDGDPFKFSSSINRVSP from the coding sequence CTGGCGGCGGAAAGCAGTTCCGACCCCGCCCACGACACGCTGTTCGCGTTCACGGGGGCGGTGTTCGACATCGAGACGGGCCTGCAGCACCACCGGGCCCGGTATTATGACCCGCGGACGGGCCGGTTCCTGGGTGAGGACCCCGCGCTGGCGGATACCAACCTGTACCGCTACGCGGGGAACAACCCGGTCAACGCGATTGACCCGAGCGGCCTGGCGACGCAGCGCCTGGGGGGCGGAAGCGCCGGCAACTTGGCATTTCAGTTTGCCTTGGAAGGGGATAGTTATGCTCCGCGCGGAAATCCCAATGCACTCAATTCCTTGGTCAACAATTTGGTGGGGAACGATGCTTACAGTTCCGTTCACCGCTGGGTCAGTTATCAAGATTTTCAAAATAGCAGACTCAACGATTTCCTGAATCCACCAGAGACGAAGCTACAAGCGGAATTGCGCACCTATCGTGCCCAGCAAGAACGTGAAGTATGGCTGGAAAAAATTCGTGTCGATCATGCAAACGCCAGTTTTGATTACAATACGTGGCGATTAACGCACAGTACTTCCAACTTTTTGAATTCCGTTGGCGATAACGTCAAGCAATTCTCGAACAACCCTCTGTTCGGCATCGCGGACACGGTTTCGTCGAATTACATGCGGACAGTGAATCCCGCGTTTGCCGTGAGTTCCCATTTTGGCATGGAACAACCCACGCCGAGTAGCATAGTTGCGAGTGTTGGGAATTCGCTTAAAAGCGCTGCCCACACTACACGGGAAGCTGGGGTCATGTATGAGGAACTCGTTCGCAATGGGCACTCCAGGGAAGAGGCTTTCTACGGCGCCACGGGTAACGCCGTGGGAAATCAGGTGGGCCTGGGGAAAATCTGGAATGGGGCGTACTCCGGCAGCACCTACCAGATGGATGCCAACGAGAATTTTCAGTTCACAAAACTCTCAACGTCGGGTAGAATACTGCAAGGTGTCGTCGGGACTGTGGAACTCGTCACGACGGCCATGAGTATTGCTAGCCCGGTCAAAGCGGCTCTGCCAGGAGGTGGGGTAACTTCTCCAGCTGGAGGAGCAAGAGCAACTGGTGGCCTCGGGAATTTGGGAGGCGGTTCGTTAAAAGTATGGTCATCTGCGACTGGAGATGTTGTAGTTGATGCTGCAGCTTTACCGGGGCGTACTGGTATGCAGGTAGGCCGAAGACTTACCAATACTGAAATGGAAGGATTGCAATTGGCGCACGGAAGAGAGTTCGCGCTAATCTACGAAACAGGTGCTGGTAGAAATGGTGGAGGAGGACGCTATCTTCTCTTCTCGGGAGATCATGCAAAAGTATGGTTCCCAGCAAATGGCAACTATCGGTGGATTTCGCATACTCACCCTGCTGGTTACGCTCAGCATGCAAGCAAGGACGATATGCTGTGGTTGCAATTAATGCAGAAAAATGGAAATCCGCAGAGATACTCTACAGTAGTTCCACTCGATGGTGATCCATTCAAATTTAGCAGTTCAATTAATCGGGTGTCGCCATAA
- a CDS encoding ABC transporter ATP-binding protein, translating into MPEHNLPTTNALPVAELASGAPVPGFPADARRPAGASAANAATLPTGATSGQATPAQPMIKITNFSKHYGEFVAVQNMNMTIAKGELFGFIGPNGAGKSTTIRFLATLLRATTGEGFVNGISVTQDPLGVRRCVGYMPDNFGVYDGMKVWEFLDFFAVAYQIPRARRKQVIGDVLELLDLTHKRDDYVNGLSRGMKQRLCVAKTLVHDPPLLILDEPSSGLDPRARMEFKALLKELRRMGKTILISSHILSELADTCTSIGIVERGQLLLQGPIEEVYRRIRRNRVIEIKLHEDALQVALNVLRNHPAIRNVEAARDRITVELEGGDETVAALHDQLVLHRVRIRSFYDKDPTLEDVFMLVTKGLVA; encoded by the coding sequence ATGCCAGAACACAACTTGCCCACAACCAACGCCCTCCCCGTTGCGGAACTCGCCAGCGGCGCGCCTGTCCCCGGTTTTCCGGCGGATGCCCGTCGTCCCGCCGGTGCTTCAGCGGCCAATGCCGCAACCTTGCCAACGGGGGCTACCAGCGGCCAGGCGACTCCCGCGCAGCCGATGATTAAAATCACCAATTTCTCCAAACATTACGGGGAATTTGTCGCGGTTCAAAATATGAATATGACCATTGCCAAAGGGGAATTGTTTGGCTTTATTGGTCCCAATGGCGCGGGAAAAAGCACGACCATTCGCTTTTTGGCGACTCTCTTGCGCGCGACCACCGGCGAGGGATTCGTAAATGGGATCAGCGTCACCCAGGATCCGTTGGGGGTCAGGCGGTGTGTGGGCTACATGCCGGATAACTTTGGCGTGTATGATGGGATGAAGGTTTGGGAGTTTCTTGATTTTTTCGCGGTGGCTTATCAAATTCCCCGCGCGCGGCGCAAGCAGGTCATCGGCGATGTTTTGGAACTTTTGGACTTGACCCATAAGCGGGATGACTATGTTAACGGCCTGTCGCGGGGGATGAAGCAGCGCCTGTGCGTGGCAAAAACCCTGGTGCATGATCCACCGCTGCTTATTTTGGACGAACCCAGCAGCGGCCTGGACCCGCGCGCCCGGATGGAATTTAAGGCGCTGTTAAAGGAACTGCGCCGCATGGGCAAGACAATCCTGATTAGCAGCCACATCCTCAGTGAATTGGCCGACACCTGCACATCCATCGGCATTGTCGAGCGCGGGCAGTTGCTCTTGCAGGGACCGATAGAAGAGGTTTATCGCCGGATACGCCGCAATCGCGTGATAGAAATCAAACTGCACGAAGACGCGCTGCAGGTGGCGCTGAATGTTTTGCGGAATCATCCGGCAATTCGCAATGTGGAGGCGGCCCGCGACCGAATCACCGTGGAACTAGAGGGGGGGGATGAAACCGTCGCCGCCCTGCATGATCAGTTGGTCCTGCATCGCGTGCGGATCCGCAGTTTTTATGATAAGGACCCAACCCTGGAAGATGTCTTTATGCTGGTGACAAAAGGCTTAGTGGCCTAG
- a CDS encoding CBS domain-containing protein has protein sequence MQLRHILANKGHAVHSIRANASLDDVVKQLVQHNIGSLVVVDPAWPSRMQGIITERDILRALAHMHTPLHLLEVADCMTRDVIAGGLNDTVEEAMHLMTAHRVRHLPVVEGTELVGMISIGDLVKNQCEELTLENHYLKSYIHG, from the coding sequence ATGCAGTTGCGTCATATTTTAGCGAACAAGGGGCACGCCGTGCATTCGATCCGGGCCAATGCCAGCCTGGATGACGTGGTCAAGCAGTTGGTGCAGCATAACATAGGCTCCCTGGTCGTGGTGGACCCCGCCTGGCCATCGCGGATGCAGGGGATTATCACCGAGCGGGATATCCTGCGCGCCCTGGCTCATATGCATACGCCGCTACATCTGTTGGAAGTGGCGGACTGCATGACGCGCGATGTAATCGCTGGCGGACTCAATGACACCGTTGAAGAAGCCATGCATCTGATGACCGCGCATCGGGTCCGGCACTTACCCGTGGTGGAGGGGACCGAACTTGTGGGGATGATCTCGATCGGCGATCTGGTTAAAAATCAGTGCGAAGAACTGACCTTGGAAAACCACTACCTCAAGTCGTATATCCACGGATAG
- the metF gene encoding methylenetetrahydrofolate reductase [NAD(P)H] → MRLSEAYGPGKFGLSFELFPPKTAAGEESMYRSLDELMRFRPSFVTCTYGAGGSTREKTLDICQTVHRRYGLPVASHLTCVGNTVAELRAYLSEAGSRGISNIVALRGDPPKGETRFTAVDGGLCWASELVNLIHTEFPRFGIAVAGYPEIHQEATSAADDLQNLSNKVALGGEIVITQLFYDNADYFGYVEQVRKLGVTVPIVPGILPVTNFAQIQRIASLCKARLPEEFAAALSAAGMDEAAQFEIGVEFATRQVRELVAAGVPGIHFYVLNKSAATMRVLESAGIQSS, encoded by the coding sequence ATGCGATTGAGCGAGGCGTACGGTCCCGGTAAATTTGGCTTGTCTTTTGAACTCTTTCCCCCCAAAACGGCGGCGGGAGAAGAGTCCATGTACCGCAGCCTGGACGAACTGATGCGCTTTCGGCCCAGCTTTGTCACTTGCACGTATGGCGCGGGGGGGAGCACCCGTGAAAAAACGTTGGATATTTGCCAGACGGTCCATCGCCGTTATGGCCTGCCGGTGGCCTCCCACCTGACCTGCGTTGGTAACACCGTGGCCGAATTGCGGGCCTACCTGTCGGAGGCTGGCTCACGCGGCATTTCTAATATTGTCGCCCTACGCGGCGATCCGCCCAAGGGGGAAACCCGCTTTACCGCAGTAGACGGCGGGCTGTGCTGGGCCAGCGAGTTGGTCAATCTGATTCATACCGAATTTCCACGTTTTGGCATCGCGGTGGCTGGATATCCAGAAATTCACCAAGAAGCCACCAGCGCGGCCGACGATCTGCAAAATTTGTCAAACAAGGTCGCGCTGGGGGGGGAAATCGTCATCACCCAGTTGTTTTATGATAACGCGGACTACTTTGGCTATGTGGAGCAGGTTCGTAAGTTGGGCGTGACCGTGCCCATCGTCCCGGGCATTTTGCCCGTGACCAATTTTGCGCAGATTCAGCGAATTGCCAGTTTGTGCAAGGCGCGATTGCCAGAGGAATTTGCCGCCGCGTTATCCGCCGCCGGAATGGATGAAGCGGCGCAGTTTGAAATTGGCGTGGAGTTTGCCACGCGGCAAGTGCGGGAACTGGTGGCCGCGGGCGTGCCGGGCATCCATTTTTATGTGCTAAATAAATCCGCGGCGACCATGCGGGTACTGGAGAGCGCGGGGATACAATCAAGCTAA
- a CDS encoding HD-GYP domain-containing protein, which yields MLRVPLHKLQPGMILARAIAAPGDPRMYLVQRDREVPADLIPRLRDLGITDVWVRFRDLEFLEGLIDEGLGEHQREVYQHVRRNFEQMLGGAAFELDYNKFTTSIGDLFQYLKQNPCGNVLLQKLESYDNYLMSHSTNVCYLALLLGLKLEKYLIEERSFKTAREAKDIQLLGLGCILHDVGKMRIPAEILNKPSRLTEEEMRIMEMHTIYGYEMVKGQVPASAAQIVLNHHQRFNGKGYPVRVDPTNGQELPPLVAKQIPIFSRITTIVDVYDAATAKRVYSAAKPSVRVLHEMKTWCQGFFDPRIEKAFFEIIPPFPVGSLVKLNNGIEGAVIDFNPQHPTRPKIQGLIDPYGQPFENPANEELDLALHPDLHVAMADDQDVTPYLATQETLENQLEYAEAV from the coding sequence ATGCTGCGCGTCCCTTTACATAAACTGCAACCCGGCATGATCCTGGCTCGAGCTATTGCCGCGCCGGGGGATCCCCGCATGTACCTAGTGCAGCGCGATCGAGAAGTTCCGGCGGATCTGATTCCGCGGCTGCGCGATTTGGGCATCACCGATGTGTGGGTGCGGTTTCGGGATTTGGAATTTTTGGAAGGCCTGATCGATGAGGGGCTGGGCGAGCATCAGCGCGAGGTTTATCAGCATGTGCGCCGTAACTTTGAGCAAATGCTAGGCGGAGCGGCCTTTGAGCTGGATTACAATAAATTTACCACGTCGATTGGCGATTTGTTTCAGTATCTGAAGCAAAATCCCTGCGGCAATGTGTTGCTGCAAAAGCTGGAATCTTATGATAATTATTTGATGTCCCATTCCACCAATGTGTGTTATCTGGCGCTGCTGCTGGGTTTAAAATTAGAAAAATATCTCATCGAGGAACGCAGTTTCAAAACTGCGCGCGAAGCCAAGGATATCCAGTTGTTGGGGTTGGGCTGTATTTTGCATGATGTGGGAAAAATGCGCATACCGGCGGAAATCTTGAACAAGCCTTCCCGCCTTACGGAAGAAGAAATGCGCATCATGGAGATGCACACCATTTACGGATATGAAATGGTCAAGGGCCAAGTCCCCGCCAGCGCGGCGCAGATCGTGCTAAACCACCATCAGCGGTTTAATGGCAAAGGTTATCCCGTGCGCGTGGATCCCACCAATGGCCAGGAGTTGCCGCCGCTGGTGGCCAAGCAAATTCCCATTTTTAGCCGCATCACCACCATTGTCGACGTCTACGACGCGGCGACGGCAAAACGCGTCTATTCCGCCGCAAAGCCTTCGGTCCGCGTTCTGCACGAAATGAAAACCTGGTGCCAGGGTTTCTTTGACCCGCGCATCGAAAAAGCATTTTTTGAAATCATTCCCCCGTTTCCCGTGGGGAGCTTGGTTAAATTAAATAACGGCATCGAGGGGGCGGTGATCGATTTTAATCCCCAGCATCCCACCCGACCCAAGATTCAAGGATTGATCGATCCTTATGGGCAGCCGTTTGAAAATCCGGCAAACGAAGAGCTGGACCTGGCCCTGCATCCCGACTTGCATGTGGCCATGGCCGATGATCAAGATGTCACACCCTACCTGGCTACCCAGGAAACGCTGGAAAATCAGTTGGAATACGCGGAGGCCGTGTAA